The Candidatus Aminicenantes bacterium sequence TGGCCCCCTCTTCCTTGAGCTTTTCCAGTTCAGCGTTGAGGGCCTCAAGCTTTTTCTCATCCGGGTCCAAGCTGTCTTTTTCAGTCCGGATACGGTCAAACAGGCGATCCATCTCGGCCATCAGGCGGCGTTCCGCCTCGATGTTCGTGGTTCCCACCTCACTGGTGCCCTTGAATGCCAGGTGTTCCAGGAAATGGGAAATTCCGAATATACCGATGCGTTCGTCACTGCCACCGGCATTGACGTAGGTAACGAAACTGGCAATGGGCACGGAATGATCTTCCAGCAGGATAAACTTCAGGCCGTTGTCCAGGGTGATCTCATGGATTCGGTCCTGAAACCGGCTTGGATCAAAATCCGCGGCCGCGAGCCAGGTGGTGGCCATCAGGATTAGGGCCACCCAGATGCTGCGTTTCATATTTTTCCTCCTTATCGTAAGCGCTGATGACCGCCAACTCAATGGGGAAATTTCCATGGTACACCCCGGATGATCTCCCCCCGCAGAAACGGGCCGGCCATTTTTATGTATACGCAGATTTGCACGCCAGGGTTATGGCCCCGGCAGCGCAGAGAGCAATCGTCCATGCTCCAGGTTAAAGACCACATCGGCCAGGCGGGCCTGCGCCTCGTTGTGAGTGACAACCACTGCAGTCCGCCCCGTGCGCGCCACCAGGTCGCGGAACAGGTTGAACACCCGGTGGCCGGTACGCCAGTCCAGGTTGCCCGTGGGCTCGTCTGCCAGGATCAGGTCCGGGTCGTTGATCAGGCTGCGGGCAATGGCGGCGCGCTGGCGTTCCCCGCCCGATAGTTGATGGGGCATCATGTCCGCCTTGTCCTCCAACCCCACCTCCTTCAGCCGCGACTGTGCCCGGGCAAAGGCCTCGCGGCGTTGAAAACGCGTAACCAGGCGGGGGAAAGCCACATTCTCCATAACCGTCAATTCCGGCATCAGGTAGTGAAACTGGAAAACAAAGCCCAGGCGCCGGTTGCGGAATTCCGCCAACTCGGCATTGGACAGCGAACCAAGGTCTCGGTCCCGGAAACATACACGGCCGCTGTCCGGGCTGTCCAGTCCGCCCAGCAGATGAAGGAGGGTGCTCTTGCCGCTACCGGAGGCCCCCGTCACGGCCACCATGGTACCCGCATCAACCGCCAGGTTCAGACCGCTGAGCACCACCAACTCGGAACGGTCCGGCAGGCGGAAACGCTTTTCCACCTCCCGGGCTTCCAGGATGCGCTCTGTCATGGACTGAGCCGCCCGGCGCCTATTCCTCTTCTTCCTTGACCCGACCTTCTTTTACGGCCTCGTCAATCACCTTTTTCTGCAACTGGTGAGGCAACGGGTCGTAGTGAGAGAACTCCATGAAATACGATCCGCGGCCACCGGTAATGGAGGTGAGTTGGGGATCAAAATCGAGCATTTCCGCCATGGGCGCCAGGGCCTTGACCACCATGTTCTTGCCTTTGGACTCCATTCCCTGGATCCTGCCGCGACGGCCGCTGAGGGCGCCGTTGATATCACCCATAAACTCTTCAGGCACGAAAACATCGACTTTCATGATCGGTTCGAGCAGAGTGGGTTTGGCCTCTTTCATAGCCATTTTGAATGCCATGGAAGCGGCGATTTTAAACGCCATGTCCGAGGAATCGACTTCATGATAACTGCCGTCGTAAAGATCAACTTTAAAGTCCACTACCGGGTACCCGGCCAACACACCCTTGACTCGGGCTTCCAAGATGCCTTTTTCCACGGCGGGAACGTAGTTCCTGGGGATGGATCCGCCGAAGATG is a genomic window containing:
- a CDS encoding ABC transporter ATP-binding protein encodes the protein MTERILEAREVEKRFRLPDRSELVVLSGLNLAVDAGTMVAVTGASGSGKSTLLHLLGGLDSPDSGRVCFRDRDLGSLSNAELAEFRNRRLGFVFQFHYLMPELTVMENVAFPRLVTRFQRREAFARAQSRLKEVGLEDKADMMPHQLSGGERQRAAIARSLINDPDLILADEPTGNLDWRTGHRVFNLFRDLVARTGRTAVVVTHNEAQARLADVVFNLEHGRLLSALPGP